Part of the Plectropomus leopardus isolate mb unplaced genomic scaffold, YSFRI_Pleo_2.0 unplaced_scaffold59684, whole genome shotgun sequence genome is shown below.
AAGCCAAGTCTGATTTGTAAGTGGACttcaggggagaaaaaaaataattttggaagacttttaaaaaaacaagtacacTGCTCCAAAACATATagttaattaatacatttttacagctgttcatcttcatgtcatttttcaagcaaagaTGTGATCCATTTGATGGTTCCAGATTTTTGAATcggaggatttgctgcttttgtgttACATATATCAAAGTATATTAAATAACTTGGGGTTTTAAACTGTTGATCACAATGGGAACTAGGAACTTGTTCAtggttttctgacatttttgagaCGAGACATTAAGTTTAAgctgaatttaaagaaatactacATGATGAGTGGTGTTGTCCTGTTCCTAATTTGTCTTTGTACTCGTTACAGCTTCCGCCTGTTTGATGAGCAGAAGGACGTGCTGATCCTGGTGTTTCTGGAGGACATTCCCGCCACTGAGCTGTCTCCTTACTACCGCATGAGAAAGCTGCTGAAGAGGTGGACCTATCTCAGCTGGCCTCGAGCCAAGGAGCACCCTGAACTGTTCTGGGAGAAACTCCGTCAGGCTCTGGAGACTAAAGACGATCTTGGTGAGGACAGATTTAACCTCACTGTGGTGGACAGACCTTGATGGAAAGGGAACTACAATCCACTGTGGTAGACTCAGCGACAGTGTGGTGGATTGGTTTGAGTCTTCTTGTTGGCTTGTGTAaccacaaaatttcaaaacgtATATCTGATGGACGTTGCTGCCTTTGCAGAGTTTGT
Proteins encoded:
- the LOC121939779 gene encoding toll-like receptor 13, giving the protein FRLFDEQKDVLILVFLEDIPATELSPYYRMRKLLKRWTYLSWPRAKEHPELFWEKLRQALETKDDLGEDRFNLTVVDRP